A stretch of the Pongo pygmaeus isolate AG05252 chromosome 16, NHGRI_mPonPyg2-v2.0_pri, whole genome shotgun sequence genome encodes the following:
- the LOC134738392 gene encoding E3 ubiquitin-protein ligase HERC2-like gives MSCRKKVIDVAAGSTHCLALTEDSEVHSWRSNDQCQHFDTLRVTKPEPAALPGLDAKHIVGITCGPAQVLNIEVDLVFWRILDSSCSLSVYRKYH, from the exons ATGTCCTGCA GGAAGAAGGTGATTGATGTGGCTGCAGGCTCCACCCACTGCCTGGCTCTGACTGAGGACAGCGAGGTCCACAGCTGGAGGAGCAACGACCAGTGCCAGCACTTTGACACCTTGCGCGTGACCAAGCCAGAACCTGCAGCATTGCCAGGACTGGATGCCAAACACATAGTGGGAATTACCTGTGGGCCTGCCCAGGTACTGAATATAGAGGTTGATTTGGTATTTTGGAGGATTTTGGATTCCAGTTGTTCATTATCAGTATATAGGAAATACCActga